In Zingiber officinale cultivar Zhangliang chromosome 8B, Zo_v1.1, whole genome shotgun sequence, a single genomic region encodes these proteins:
- the LOC122015708 gene encoding glycine--tRNA ligase, mitochondrial 1-like → MRFALLASAVSKSFVPTKTLRRLHLSSASSSPMAASEESLRLALAEKQATVDAQAEAVRALKARPGAVKPEIDAAVECLKALKVEAGAAARQLQAAVSRNGNASAACSREAFRQAVVNTLERRLFYIPSFKIYRGVAGLYDYGPPGCAVKSNVLTFWRQHFVLEENMLEVDCPCVTPEVVLKASGHVDKFTDLMVKDEKTGTCYRADHLLKDYCKQKLEKDLALSAEQAAELKHVLAMLDDFSAEELGAKLKDYGITAPDTKNTLSDPYPFNLMFQTSIGPSGILPGYMRPETAQGIFVNFKDLYYYNGNKLPFAAAQIGQAFRNEISPRQGLLRVREFTLAEIEHFVDPEDKSHSKFIDVANLEFLMFPRREQMAGESAIPIILGEAVSKGIVNNETLGYFIGRVYLFLTRLGIDKERLRFRQHLPNEMAHYAADCWDAEIECSYGWIECVGIADRSAYDLRAHSEKSGVPLVAHEKFSEPREIEKLVIVPSKKELGLSFKGNQKMVVEALEAMNEKEALEMKASLESKGEVEFYVCTLGKAVVITKKMVAISIEKKKEHQRVFTPSVIEPSFGIGRIIYCLFEHSFYTRPSKSVEEQLNVFRFPPLVAPIKCTVFPLIKTAKFDDVAKIIAKSLTAAGVSHIIDITGTSIGKRYARTDEIGVPFAVTVDSTDSVTIRERDSKEQIRVSIDEVASVVKEVADGQSTWSDITGRYPAHVAAQSNEE, encoded by the exons ATGCGTTTCGCATTACTCGCCTCCGCTGTTTCTAAGTCCTTCGTCCCGACCAAAACCCTCCGCCGCCTCCACCTCTCCTCCGCATCCTCCTCTCCCATGGCTGCCTCCGAGGAATCGCTCCGATTAGCGCTTGCTGAGAAGCAGGCCACTGTCGATGCCCAGGCCGAGGCCGTACGCGCCCTCAAGGCCCGCCCCGGCGCCGTCAAGCCCGAAATCGACGCCGCTGTCGAATGCCTCAAGGCCCTCAAGGTGGAGGCCGGAGCCGCCGCCAGACAGCTCCAAGCCGCTGTCAGTAGAAATGGCAACGCGTCCGCCGCCTGCAGCAGGGAGGCGTTCCGCCAGGCTGTTGTCAACACGCTCGAAAGACGGCTCTTTTACATCCCCTCCTTCAAGATCTATCGCGGCGTCGCTGGCCTTTATGACTACGGCCCTCCTGGCTGCGCCGTTAAGTCTAACGTGCTCACCTTCTGGCGCCAG CATTTTGTCCTTGAGGAGAATATGTTGGAGGTTGACTGCCCCTGTGTCACGCCTGAAGTTGTTCTTAAGGCATCTGGACATGTTGATAAGTTCACTGATCTAATGGTAAAGGATGAGAAAACAGGCACATGTTATCGAGCTGACCACTTACTCAAGGACTACTGCAAACAGAAGCTCGAGAAGGATCTCGCATTATCAGCTGAGCAGGCTGCAGAGCTTAAGCATGTTCTAGCAATGTTAGACGATTTCTCTGCAGAGGAATTAGGTGCGAAGCTTAAAGATTATGGGATCACAGCACCAGACACCAAAAACACACTTTCTGATCCTTACCCCTTTAATCTCATGTTTCAGACTTCCATTGGCCCATCTGGTATTTTGCCCGG ATATATGAGGCCAGAAACTGCTCAAGGGATCTTTGTGAACTTCAAGGATTTGTACTATTATAATGGTAACAAACTTCCATTTGCAGCAGCTCAGATTGGTCAAGCATTTAGAAATGAG ATTTCACCTCGGCAAGGTCTTCTCAGAGTCCGTGAATTTACATTAGCAGAGATTGAGCATTTTGTGGATCCAGAAGACAAGTCACATTCAAAATTCATTGATGTTGCCAACTTGGAGTTTTTGATGTTCCCTAGAAGGGAGCAAATGGCAGGGGAGTCAGCAATACCCATTATACTTGGCGAGGCAGTTTCCAAG GGAATTGTCAACAATGAAACACTTGGCTACTTTATTGGGAGGGTGTACCTCTTTCTAACACGCCTTGGAATCGATAAAGAACGATTACGTTTCAGGCAGCATTTGCCAAATGAGATGGCTCACTATGCAGCTGACTGTTGGGATGCAGAGATCGAATGTTCTTATGGCTGGATTGAATGTGTTGGAATTGCTGATAGATCTGCATATGATTTACGGGCTCATTCG GAAAAAAGTGGTGTCCCTTTGGTTGCTCATGAAAAATTCTCAGAACCTAGAGAAATAGAG AAACTTGTTATTGTGCCATCAAAAAAAGAACTTGGTCTCTCATTTAAAGGCAACCAAAAGATGGTGGTCGAAGCACTGGAG GCTATGAATGAAAAGGAAGCACTGGAAATGAAAGCTTCTTTGGAATCTAAAGGCGAGGTAGAGTTCTATGTTTGTACTCTGGGGAAAGCTGTTGTCATAACAAAGAAAATGGTCGCAATTAGCATTGAAAAGAAGAAGGAACATCAAAGGGTTTTCACACCCTCTGTTATTGAGCCATCTTTTGGTATTGGCCGGATAATATATTGTCTTTTTGAGCATTCTTTCTACACACGGCCAAGCAAATCAGTGGAGGAACAACTAAATGTCTTCCGTTTTCCTCCTCTAGTGGCACCCATCAAATGCACTGTTTTCCCACTAATTAAAACTGCAAAATTTGATGATGTCGCTAAAATCATAGCAAAATCTTTGACAGCAGCTGGGGTTTCTCATATTATTGACATCACAG GCACATCTATCGGAAAGCGGTATGCCAGGACCGATGAAATTGGCGTACCTTTTGCAGTAACTGTTGATTCAACTGATAGTGTGACGATCCGGGAAAGGGATAGCAAGGAGCAGATCCGTGTTAGCATCGACGAGGTGGCATCGGTGGTGAAGGAAGTGGCAGATGGGCAAAGCACCTGGTCTGATATTACGGGGAGGTATCCAGCCCATGTCGCCGCGCAATCCAATGAGGAATGA